One stretch of Camelus bactrianus isolate YW-2024 breed Bactrian camel chromosome 19, ASM4877302v1, whole genome shotgun sequence DNA includes these proteins:
- the FLRT3 gene encoding leucine-rich repeat transmembrane protein FLRT3 yields MISPAWSIFLIATKIGLFLQVAPLSVMAKSCPSVCRCDAGFIYCNDRYLTSIPTGIPEDATTLYLQNNQINNAGIPSDLKNLLKVERIYLYHNSLDEFPTNLPKYVKELHLQENNIRTITYDSLSKIPYLEELHLDDNSVSAVSIEEGAFRDSNYLRLLFLSRNHLSTIPWGLPRTIEELRLDDNRISTISSPSLQGLTSLKRLVLDGNLLNNHGLGDKVFFNLVNLTELSLVRNSLTAAPVNLPSTNLRKLYLQDNHINRVPPNAFSYLRQLYRLDMSNNNLSNLPQGIFDDLDNITQLILRNNPWYCGCKMKWVRDWLQSLPVKVNVRGLMCQAPEKVRGMAIKDLNAELFDCKDSAVVSTIQITTATPNTVYPAQGQWPAPVTKQPDIKNPKLTKDQRTTGSPARKTIIITVKSVTSDTIHISWKLVLPMTALRLSWLKLGHSPAFGSITETIVTGERSEYLVTALEPDSPYRVCMVPMETSNLYLFDETPVCIETETAPLRMYNPTTTLNREQEKEPYKNPSLPLAAIIGGAVALVTIALLALVCWYVHRNGSLFSRNCAYSKGRRRKDDYAEAGTKKDNSILEIRETSFQMLPISSEPISKEEFVIHTIFPPNGMNLYKNNHSESSSNRSYRDSGIPDSDHSHS; encoded by the coding sequence ATGATCAGCCCAGCCTGGAGCATCTTTCTCATCGCGACTAAAATTGGGCTGTTCCTTCAGGTGGCACCTCTATCAGTTATGGCCAAATCCTGCCCGTCTGTGTGCCGCTGCGATGCCGGTTTCATTTACTGTAACGATCGCTATCTGACATCCATTCCAACAGGGATACCAGAGGATGCTACAACTCTCTACCTTCAGAACAACCAAATAAATAATGCTGGGATTCCTTCAGATTTGAAAAACTTGCTGAAAGTAGAAAGAATATACCTATATCACAACAGTTTAGATGAATTTCCTACCAACCTACCAAAGTACGTAAAAGAATTACATTTGCAAGAAAATAATATAAGGACTATCACTTACGATTCACTTTCGAAAATTCCCTATCTGGAAGAGTTACATCTAGACGATAACTCCGTCTCAGCAGTGAGCATTGAAGAGGGAGCATTCCGGGACAGTAACTATCTCCGACTGCTTTTCCTGTCCCGTAATCATCTTAGCACAATCCCCTGGGGTCTGCCCAGGACTATAGAGGAGCTCCGCTTGGATGATAACCGTATATCCACCATCTCATCACCGTCTCTTCAAGGTCTCACTAGCCTAAAACGCCTGGTTTTGGATGGAAACCTGTTGAATAACCATGGTTTAGGTGATAAAGTTTTTTTCAACCTAGTCAACTTAACAGAACTGTCACTGGTACGGAATTCCCTGACTGCTGCACCAGTAAATCTTCCCAGCACAAACCTGAGGAAGCTTTATCTTCAAGATAACCACATCAATCGGGTGCCCCCCAATGCTTTCTCTTATCTACGGCAGCTGTATCGACTTGATATGTCCAATAATAACCTAAGTAATTTACCTCAGGGTATCTTTGATGATTTGGACAATATAACACAATTAATTCTTCGCAACAACCCCTGGTATTGTGGGTGCAAGATGAAATGGGTACGTGACTGGTTACAGTCGCTCCCTGTGAAGGTCAACGTGCGTGGGCTCATGTGCCAAGCCCCAGAAAAGGTTCGGGGGATGGCTATCAAGGACCTCAATGCAGAACTGTTTGATTGCAAGGACAGTGCCGTTGTGAGCACCATTCAGATAACCACTGCGACACCCAACACAGTGTATCCTGCTCAAGGACAGTGGCCAGCTCCAGTGACCAAACAACCAGACATTAAGAACCCCAAACTCACTAAGGACCAGCGAACCACAGGGAGTCCAGCAAGAAAAACAATTATAATTACTGTGAAAtctgtcacctctgacacaaTTCATATCTCTTGGAAACTTGTCCTTCCTATGACTGCTTTAAGGCTCAGCTGGCTCAAGCTGGGCCATAGCCCAGCATTTGGATCTATAACTGAAACCATTGTAACAGGAGAACGCAGTGAATACCTGGTCACAGCCCTGGAGCCTGATTCGCCCTATCGAGTCTGCATGGTTCCCATGGAAACCAGTAACCTCTACCTATTTGATGAAACTCCTGTTTGTATTGAGACTGAAACGGCACCCCTTCGAATGTACAACCCTACCACCACCCTTAATCGAGAGCAAGAGAAAGAACCTTACAAAAACCCCAGTTTACCATTGGCTGCCATCATCGGTGGGGCTGTGGCCCTGGTGACCATTGCCCTGCTTGCTCTCGTGTGCTGGTACGTCCATCGGAATGGATCACTCTTCTCAAGGAACTGTGCGTACAGCAaagggaggagaagaaaggatgACTATGCGGAAGCTGGCACTAAGAAGGACAACTCCATCCTGGAAATCAGGGAGACTTCTTTTCAGATGTTACCAATAAGCAGTGAACCCATCTCTAAGGAGGAGTTTGTAATACACACCATATTTCCTCCTAATGGAATGAATCTGTACAAAAACAATCACAGTGAAAGCAGTAGTAACCGAAGCTACAGAGACAGCGGGATCCCAGACTCAGACCACTCGCACTCATGA